tgatttcatttcaatattacgGACCAAACAGAACCTAGTTAACCATCAGTACAACGAGCCTTATCACTGTACGATTTTGGAACTAGCTTGCTTAATAAAGGAAAGGGTAAAGTTTGTAGACGTTATATTACAGAGAAAGGGCAATCCTAACATAACAAACTATATTTCTGAAATACCTCTTCTACATATGACAGCTGAGAGATTGAATGTAGCAGCTTTGGAAGTGTTGTTAGCTAATAAAAGTACTAAAATTGACATTACAGCGGACAAAATGTTTCAAGGTAATGCGTTCCATTGGTTAGCACTCAACAAATGTGGTGACGGCGAAAATTATTCCGCTTTGGAAAGATGTGTGTTGTTACTTGTGCAAGGACAAGCGAATTCTCGTGATTTGTTGAATGCGCCAGATGCCAGAGGAGACACACCCCTGCACGTAGCAGCTCGCTGGAATCTCGACCTCGCTTTTGTTCTTCTTTCTTCAGGCGCGTCTGTCAACATCTGGAATAAAAACGAACACACAGCACTTCATGTTGCAGCGCTCTGTGGCAATAAAAATGCAGTGTTAACTTTACTGAAGTATGGTTCAGATATAAATGCACAAAAAGGTAGGGGGACTCCGTTATATGTTGCTGCTCAACAAAGAAGGAACGAAATATTGCTACTTTTGCTAAGACAGGGAGCTCACTTTATGTATGAAACTGGAGGTGAACTAGCGTTGCAATACATCGATCCTCATATTCTGGAGATGTTCTTCGACGACTGCATAGAAAGCAACACAAAGAGTCCAAAAAGTCCAGATTATATGTTAACtttcaaatataacttttatCCTCCCTTGACAGAAGGTTCCGAAATATATCACTCCAACACAGAAATGCACCCACTGTTGAAAATGAGTGAAATGTCTGAATTCAGAGGCTTATTGAAACATCCGCTCATTTCCAGTATACTGTTTCTCAAGTGGCAAAAAGCTTGTAAGGTTTTTTACATCAACATAGCTTTATATTCTACATTCCTCGTCCTATTAACACATCATATGTTATTCGTGAATGACTTAATGTCATGGAATGAAGATAATGAAGAGAATTGGAAAAGAACGGCGCCTGATTCTTCCGTACAGTATGACAATCTAACGGCTGAACTCCAAATCTCTCCAGATGAATCAACGTACATGGCTGCTAGCATACCTCTGTGGATATCTTTGTCACTCATCATACTAAGGGAGGTGATGCAATTTGCAATAGACAGGACCGAATACTTACACAATCCGGGCAATCTCTTGGATGCATCCATAATCTTGTCCACATCCGTCTACTGTTGCGGTCCTAACATCGTCGTAGTGCATCACAGCGCTTCTATCGCCATCCTTCTGGCATGGATGGAATTCTTGCTTGTAATCGGTCGCCTGCCCAGTGTTTCTGTACAGCTAGAAATGTTGAAGAAAGTTTCTAGGACATTCCTAAAATTTGGACTGTGCTACTTGCCATTATTTTTGGCATTTTCTCTTTGTTTTAACATTTTGTTCCATGGTAAACATAAAGAAGGTGACGGCACCTACTTTTCTACAGGCATCATTAATCAGACATCAAACAGTTTGTTGTTCATATTTGATACTTTCATCATGTTTACTGGCGAGTTTGAAGCTAAACATCTTCCGTTCTCGGAGACACCAGTCACAAGTCATTTTGTCTactttttatttgtgtttctgaTCGCACTGGCATTGTTAAATTTACTAAACGGATTAGCAGTCAGCGATACTCAAGCCATTAAAGATGATGCCGAAACTCTTAGCCTTGTTGTTAGAACAAAATTAGTGTTTCACACTGAAACCATGCTCCTTCGTTATCAAAGATATTCGTTATTGAAAGATTTTTTAAGGAAATTCTGTTTTTTCTTCAGAGATCTGCCTCATAAACGATTATATTTATACCCATGCTCTAACAAATTGTGTAGTGTCCCCAGAGGAGAGGAGATTGGCGTGATGGAGTCAGTCATAACAAAGAGAGCCATTGGGATCGTTACCAAAAATGAATCCAAATCTTAAGATTTTTGGTCTTGATGAGGCTGAAGAGTATGGTACCAAACCTTTTTCAGTCCAGTtggcaatttttattttatatgaagaCACCCCCGCTtaaggaatagaaattcactgtATAGTATTCAAGGTCTCTGTAATGTGCTTCACAATGCCACCACTTCTGAAAATATAAACCAACTTAACCTAAGTTAAGTGAAGGGAAATGTCTGTCAAATGATCATTGATCGCTATCATAATCATTGTTACTTGtgtcaaaatcatcatcatcatcatcatcatcttgatcAATGATATCACCATCACTTGTTAATTTTACattctaagcaaatatttctaCTGggtattgtaattggggctttaccctgttataggcataaataaataaataaataaataaataaataaataaataagtaagtaaagaagcaagtaaataagcaagtaaataagtaagtaagtaaataagtaagtaaataaataagtaaataaataagtaagtaaataaataagtaaataaataagtaagtaaataaataagtaagtaaataaataagtaagtaagtaaataagtaagtaagtaaataagtaagtaagtaaataagtaaataaataagtaaataaataaataaataaataagtaaataagcaactaaataagcaagtaagtaagtaaataagcaagtaaataagcaagtaaataagtaagtaaataaataagtaagtaaataaataagtaagtaaataaataagtaagtaaataaataagtaagtaaataaataagtaagtaagtaaataagtaagtaagtaaataagtaaataagtaaataaataagtaaataaataaataaataaataaataaagtatttatcttatttttataCAAACTTTTTGATTGGAAGTGAAATATACCGTAGTATATTATATTaggtaaattatattttctttcgtattatttcttatttttcctaAATAGTATATTAGTTTCATtgaattatattacaaaaaaataattacatattaacatataatatatttttcaatagGATAGATTTAAGATAGAGACTTGTTCTTTTCAGGATAGTTACCTCTCATATACATAGATCTGTCGGTGACATATCAGTTCGTGAAAtagtgaataaagaaaaaaatattctgttcataagtttgataatattttttttcaagttgTCACAACTATATTTGGCGATCTCTGTGAGAGATTTCATATTCcatatttttccttcatattcagtGTATTTTTGTAGTTTGTATTGTAGATTTCGTTTTCCAACTCTAACTAGTTCatttcttatacattttagagGATTACTCTCTTtttcaatttcaagaaaaattgaACAAGTGTGATCCTAGAAGTAATGCACACTGCGCATGCGCTGCCATATCCATGGATACGCGTGGTTGTCATTTATTGCGTTAATAGTGACAGTTATGCCGAACGATTATgttcaatttcaattaaattgcttaaaaattgttttgtgataAGCGATTGAAATGCACGACGAAAATCTGTCAGTTCACGTCAATGTCTGAGATCAAAGATCATTCATTGAAATAGAAACTTTACGTGCACATACGACGTCGCAAATTTATGAATTGCTTCGATAGAAGTGTGTGGTGACTCTAAAGTAGAACTTAGCACCATTTCCCGATGGTCTCGATGTGTCTGTGAAGATCACATTGCTACAAAAGATAACCAACGCACTGGAGGACTGAAATCAAAACCGTACATCACTACTGAGGTAATTGTTGCCAATGTTTTGGAAGAAGACGGAGGGATGACGTGTAGATATatgttatattttctgtaatttgttaatatatttttgtcatttttactcaaatgttaaattattagcaatattagcaataatattaaaataaatacaataataaatctgtTGCAATTATGTCAGTCTGAACTTCCTCTTATGTATCCGGTTGACTTTAAATCAAGTCTAtccgttattttatttttatacagacGTAATCATTGCTGCAGGAATTGCCTCAAGTTGCTGCGACAAATGATTTTTCTACAACTGCGTTGTACTTACCACTGGCGATAACAAAGTTGTCTGTCAGTGATAGTTTTAATCGAATTACTTCCCATACTGTGTTGCATTTCCTTGTGAATCGTcctttttttattaggttattttacgccgctgtatcaacatctgaggttatttagcgtctgaatgaaatgaagatgatattgccggtgaaatgagtccggcgtccagcaccgaaacttacccagcatttgcttgtacggggttgagggaaaacctcatagaaagcctcaaccaggtaacttgtcctgaccgggattcgaacccgggccatctttTTCCGCGGTcagacgcggtaaccgttactccacagttgtgaacAGCCCAACTCGGTATGTTACTTGTTGGTTATGCAAGTAAACAGAAAGACAATGTTTCCCCCAGTCTGACGTTATCAGTTTAATTCACTACAAGCCCCCTGCCCACACCTTATCCGCAaagtttaaaatagcttgtacTCAGTCATCACAAATTTCCCACGCTCTGAGCTCTAATACGCATTTGACATAACGTCTGCAAGATGatgttattattttcatagttTCCTCTAACAAGGTACAAcgcagggctttaacttaatttgtatcattttcatcagtgtttgtatttcttttttgtatttatatgtgctatctggtaggatggaagagaaggccttatggccttaatcctgtcagattaaataaattattattattattattattattattattattattattattattattaaatcttgaGAACGTTATGCCGAAAATATCACGTAAGAAGATGATAAACATATTGATAATACCGACTTTTATTTTCCTCGAATAGAAATGAAGACTGGTGAATGTTTGGGTAAGACAGTGATTATCTCCCGAAGCTTTCAGATTGTAACTGCAATGAAGAGGATTTATCAGTGTGCAAACAAGTTCCAGTCGCAATGTTACTGTTCGCTGGGCGCGTCTACGTTGCTGCAGAAGGAATGAATATATTCCGTAAGTACCAAAGGCATACGAGTATATTATTTTGgttttattatttactagccgtacccgtgcgctccgctgcacccgttagaaataaatataaagtaattacataattaaaataggacatttgatctagggaacattcgtctttgatagaaggataaatcgtttattatgttacttaatttaaattgtatttaaaatattaaaatacgatcattttcatctagagaccactcatttggtgcaatgacaattcctttaacatgtttcttaattgttatttattaccaattctttttggaaaagcgaaaattaacagaaaaattttggctacagatgtgttgataacggatttactcgaattagaaagtttttaatttgttgtgggagctcttgaatctcaggaggaacaacttttacaacagcgcaacataatctgcttggctcattacccaaatttttttgcattgcatttattgcatatatattttatgtattttaacacgattcaattgtgcatagttaaaatttgaattataaaataatggcttgctaagctaacgtactattactgcatactaaatcaatacactctcgttgttcattaattctctgagattaaaattaatatgttcataaacataattttaagaaatacaagaaatgaatatacagaataacctatcaagttttctgtgcataagaagctattttaatcttacctgtcctcaattcactcacaagttactgtaataacattatagcattatgtccatccagagaaactacactttccaatgatgaaataataattaattatacaaatcggttaatttagcttccgatattacttcatacaaacacagaaacattgtctgtaggctatgtttcatagctttcgattgttgtgtccaaggccccttatagacgaagtcatttgttttttatttcaatacaccgccttagatggcagttattttaatttttaaactcatttatctcattaaatatcagtcctatcaaacttttcaaagaataaaccttatcagaaatcatttttaaagaaacttttgttatgtaacatttttcacaaaaatcaaaataagggagatatttcgatttatttaattcaggcccccttataaccctccttttaaataacgtattttgaatgccatatagcctaaaatctaagttacaacgaacttaatttatattccaattttcatcgaaatcggttcagccattatcgcgtgaaaaggtaacaaacatccagacagacagacagatagacagacagacagacatacaaacaaaaatttcaaaaaagtgattttcggtttcagaatggttaattatacatgttaacaccaattatttttggaaaatcgaaaattaccagaaaaattttggctacagatttattattagtatagattaattacttgcccactcactcactcactcactcactcactcactcactcactcactcactcactcactcactatttcattcatttcattttttgtattccatgaatcttacattagcaatgaagctttaagatgtggaacaaatcaaaattttacagttacaattttttggcgaaatGTAGTTAGATGAGGCAgtggattcgccaacagattacctggcatttgccttgtgTTTGGGAAACatatcggaaaaacccaaccaggtaatcaacccaatcGGGGATGaaatgaggtgaggccgaggactcgccatagacctcTCGAAATCagccccacggctggggaaaacctcggaagaaaccaacgaatcagaccaaacggggtatccaacccaagcccgagcgcagctccggatcggcaggccagcgagtctgccgactgagctacattggtggctctactaaaaatatacagtacatagccaatcaggttattaaatttacaacacaaacgattattcatcagttgagctataaaatataattcatagcaagtaagttaattcaatttaaaagcataaataattgaatcagttgagatataggcctacaaaaatttaTAGTACATATCATGCAGAtcacttcaaattacaaacataaacaattgatcagttcagctatacagatcaccagggaaaggatttatatgtaaatacatatttacttataaagctaatataatttatattttgcattatctttatgtttcacaatgtgtagggttgaaaaatcctacttttattttccatatttttccatattttagagtttagtacatattttcgttaatttccatatattttccatatttcatataaaacagtccatattatattaggtttaacaataaaacaaaacaaaattccattaacttttaaaaatacatttcaacaatagagatttaaacacatgttcagtaatccctttaacatcagagttatttgaaaattagcagtcctatcaacaatgggaaagtaagttacaaaactgtattaatttaatttaaaatttttaacagacttcagttgtgcagctcaacagttaaatgccagtcagagtacacataggttcagttttgtaaatcatactataaagacggtaaatatgccaaaagtacgtcattcagtcaatttaaaatcaaaactaacaagttacatttcagaatttaaagaagatggtttatcaactgacaataaaatattattttgtaatttgtgtcagtgtgcagtatcatctacacaaaagttcctggtgcaacaacacattacaactagtaaacatcaggccaacaaacaactaaattccaagcagagacaattgtttttaacacaaccaacaacatcgaatgtaagatctgagtttaacatcgacctgtgccgttctctcatctctgctgatattcctctctacaaactaaagaataaggtcttcagggaattccttgaaaaatatactcaacatacaatcctggatgagtcaacacttaggaagacgtatgctccatccatctacgatgagacaatacagaagataagagatgaaattaaagatagttcaatttgggtttccattgatgagactcccgacaaagaaggtagacttgttggtaatgtagttatcggtttgttaagtgaacaatattctgaacgaattcttttacattgtgatgttctagaaaagtgcaataacaaaactatagttaaactgttcaacgaagctatgggtatcctgtggccaaagggtattatgtacgataatgtgttattctttattagcgatgctgccccttatatggtcaaagctggacaagcattatctgttgtatatcctaaattgactcattttacttgtgtggcgcatgcatttcatcgtgtggcagaagtggtcagagacaatttccctaaagtagatttgttgatttcatcagtgaaaaaagtatttctcaaagctcccagtagagttaacgtgttgaaagaaacgtaccctgaaattccattgccaccaaagccaattttaactagatggggtacatggctagaagcagttgaatattatgccgaacatatagactctattaacaatgttctccttgcattggactctgaagatgcagtctcaattgatactgcgaaaacagttacctgtgacataagtgtgaagaatgacttagctcacattcagcatacattttcatgcatcataaaaacgctcaaaagtctccaaaataggcacctttcactatctgaaagttttgaaattataaatagtactgtggaacaactgaatcgtggtagaggtaaagttgcagatgcagtaagagctaaggtggacactgtactttcaaaaaaccctggatatgaagaactacaaaaggttgttgctgtgatgagtggtgaatcaacagtgaagattaacttggacttatccccagcagacattgtgaaattgaattatgtaccagttacttcttgtgacgtcgaacgctcttttagtcagtataaatctatcctcagagacaatagaagaagattcacttttcagcacttgaaagaaatgtttgtaacctattgttatggtaacagacaataaaaattgtgttttgttgaaactacattggaagataaggtacgtccattatattttttgtttagtttgattaaaatgtactaatatttaacgtacatagtcatttttttataattttaagtccatatttaattccatattttggtaaaaatccatatttaattccatattttggtaaaaataactacatatatatttacatatttcatatatttttagtccatataaatccgttccctgcagaTCActgttcaatttaaagcatatacaattcttcAGCctaactatacaaacatatacaatacatattaaacaGATTACTTCAATTTACAATCATACATTCGTTAagctataaaaattatacaattcatatcgagtagattaattcaatttataatcataaccaattcttcagttgagctatacagactgttTTTCAATTTAAAGCATCTTACCATTCTTCAGCctaactatacaaacatatacagggacatcattttatttttactaacatttttaatattaacctgtctatacctttagagaaacggATCATTTTATTCCTAACAATAGCAACagcttttataggttatgttctcCCATGAGGACAAATATCATTTTGAGGCGCAACTGTAATTACAAATCTTTTATCAGCAATTCCATACTTAGGTATTGATTTAGTACAATGAGTATGAGGTGGTTTTGCAGTAGATAatgaaacaccgcttgctcccccctccaagactggagttcgatgatactggcgtaaaacacaagtcactctactaggtataggatggaagaaaagtagttcatcgatttacgtaaactaggaaatatcgcgattttgagtttgataatttccattaggtttttctttaatcaaagtacagtactgtattaagaataagtgtttttactcacgaagtgagttatccatgcgaacgtattcattatgcagtgtatattatactgtctacagcacattagcgtacaatatagagaaagaagttaaattgaaaaataatcataatatgaatatttaaacacaattttgaaaatggtggccgttcatttcgatacaggcttcagttcttttgtgcatattatcgcactatagactattgcatctaattccaattgccagtttcctccttcgtactagtaactcatgttgaaacaattctgtatctactctacgtactgtgaattcaatcttcacttctgcccgacccgaaaatataaaattactcagacatgctatctactgtccgtccaagtggttatgccggaggattgtagaaagggagaaaatcacgtgacagttaattacttaacgaggcccttttattaagttaaattaaacagctgtataatattacgtaaacgtccaattcctaagagaaattaatgttttcagaaaagagctaagacagcccagcttttacagaggggcgagcagaagcaggtgggggaaatcgggatgcgacgtagccaaacggacagtacctgtgtgaaaatatgattcaatattgaaagctctttcgtcactggaaaacgcgaacatatttctggaacgtactatactcagtaactcagtactgcttactatctgcggtcttggttctgtgcggaGTTGGAAGTTCCttagtaggaggggtgggagtgaagtacattcaaaaactcaggtacaataaaaattgaagtaaaaataaaatgatgtccctgtacaatacatagtaaacagattaattcaatttacaatcataCATTCGTTAagctataaaaattatacaattcatatcgagtagattaattcaatttataatcataaacaattctttagttgagctatacagactgtttttcaatttaaagcatgtacaattcattaatattagtctctaaagttcatacttacagacaaattccagaagctaagcttaaaggttgagaccctggaaaaatgtgtattacctgtactactgtatggatgccaaacctggtccctaacatcaaaacagaggcgtatgcttcaaacctgccaacgcagtatggaaagaaaaatccttCTACTTTGTCTGAGGAACAAAGTCAGGAACGAGGAGCAacgcaaccgtaccggcatgaaagacgtcctaaacaccgcagaaagcctgaagtggaaatgggggagggcacgcggtaaggatggaccacagactgacattgtgggatcccaggatcagcagaagaagagtgggacgccagacaactatatgggccgatttcttcaagaagaaggcaggaccacattggacgagcagtacaagagacagacagctatggagaaatctagaagccaccgtcctctgtgtgtagtgtggtgcgaatcttacaagtgcatatagtgtttgtgtacatagaacactgcttaggatcggctcacctaacgagtgaagtctactgagccaagccctgtcaatcaggaggcccttgcccttacgggatctagcaggctaaatttatttattatttattatagtatatatttgtttaacctggtagagataaggccgtcagctcccgtcagccacacgaacttacggccgctgttgcattcgaagtctgctagcagtgaagtaaacagtacagagtatagtgtgtttcagaaatatggttgcgttttccatagaaggaagagcctatattattgaagcttatttccagggacaagtatttatggagattaattttatcatttgtgttaccatgtaatgtagcctacttgaatgtgcaacaaattaaaatgaaaaaaaagtccgaaaaaagaactcagaatatgaaattcgctataaaacgacacaataataataattcgcaaaTGTGGTcttatttcgctattagaactgtatttcgcgatttgtcgtgatagttttatccgcatattattaatcagaatcacttaattcgtaaagattagcaaaaatctattgtatatctattatgtcgtgattttcgcgatctccgtaaatacccgcctctgcttatttcgcacaggtacggtgtgtagcatgactgaataactttatctgtgtggactgagcagaagtgaagattagagttacccaaagtacggtaatatgctgaataaagtagccattatataatgaataaaaccgcctgaagagttgagtttgtgaaaaaaatgttattactctactgtattttgataaaataccgtaaaagtaatgatcaaactgaaatcCGTTtatatatt
The window above is part of the Periplaneta americana isolate PAMFEO1 chromosome 11, P.americana_PAMFEO1_priV1, whole genome shotgun sequence genome. Proteins encoded here:
- the LOC138709551 gene encoding transient receptor potential channel pyrexia-like, producing MAEQLEMVSVNEETEHLNNSERLLEDKKDGYSDEHVAALRQACKRGNKEDVRKALEDMEFDPSRNDPKVKPIHWSAESGNVLALQEVLTWSSSNVVQCMRYNRNAIQMAAKKGNHETLQLLLNTAGIDVNATNNQERTAFHLAADSIVEGDCTEERYLKCLELLLKRSDLEVNRPDYYGCTALGRALRKSHKRRVLFILQNHGEHRLNVDYSLVDAGFTVRETIMKLFPEFESFLPEELQENVDSLEAEIRLLAALQCDSLPDFISILRTKQNLVNHQYNEPYHCTILELACLIKERVKFVDVILQRKGNPNITNYISEIPLLHMTAERLNVAALEVLLANKSTKIDITADKMFQGNAFHWLALNKCGDGENYSALERCVLLLVQGQANSRDLLNAPDARGDTPLHVAARWNLDLAFVLLSSGASVNIWNKNEHTALHVAALCGNKNAVLTLLKYGSDINAQKGRGTPLYVAAQQRRNEILLLLLRQGAHFMYETGGELALQYIDPHILEMFFDDCIESNTKSPKSPDYMLTFKYNFYPPLTEGSEIYHSNTEMHPLLKMSEMSEFRGLLKHPLISSILFLKWQKACKVFYINIALYSTFLVLLTHHMLFVNDLMSWNEDNEENWKRTAPDSSVQYDNLTAELQISPDESTYMAASIPLWISLSLIILREVMQFAIDRTEYLHNPGNLLDASIILSTSVYCCGPNIVVVHHSASIAILLAWMEFLLVIGRLPSVSVQLEMLKKVSRTFLKFGLCYLPLFLAFSLCFNILFHGKHKEGDGTYFSTGIINQTSNSLLFIFDTFIMFTGEFEAKHLPFSETPVTSHFVYFLFVFLIALALLNLLNGLAVSDTQAIKDDAETLSLVVRTKLVFHTETMLLRYQRYSLLKDFLRKFCFFFRDLPHKRLYLYPCSNKLCSVPRGEEIGVMESVITKRAIGIVTKNESKS